The Providencia rettgeri genome includes a window with the following:
- the csbX_1 gene encoding Alpha-ketoglutarate permease yields the protein MEQKQYWLGLPKHLFWGFIAIAIFMSGDGFEMAFLSKHITDLGFTPAQSAMVFTVYGLMAAVAAWASGVVAEIITPLKAMMIGFILWIVMHALFMVFGLGMKSYTLMLLFYGIRGLAYPLFIYSFMMMLVQVIPRAHLAAATGWFWAMYSVGIGVIGSYLPSFSIPMMGETGTLWMAIGWVAIGGAIAYFSLRHIPVDRSKVNLPMKDKMAELSRAATILFTNKDIFMASLIRIINTISLFGFAIIMPLLFVDRLGFTISEWLQIWAVFFFVTIFTNIFWGIVGEHIGWVRQVRWFGCLGMAISSLMFYYLPVYFGHNFAIALIPAILLGIFVAAFVPMTAVFPSIEPHHKGAAVSIYNLSAGLSNFAAPAIASLVLPFFDIVGVVWAYTGLYIFAGILTFFIKVPQPGFENNRKIKPAKVATEQQTSH from the coding sequence ATGGAACAGAAGCAGTATTGGCTTGGTCTACCTAAGCATTTGTTCTGGGGTTTTATTGCTATCGCTATTTTTATGAGTGGTGATGGCTTTGAAATGGCTTTTCTATCAAAACATATTACTGATTTAGGGTTTACACCGGCACAATCAGCGATGGTATTTACTGTCTATGGCTTAATGGCCGCTGTTGCGGCGTGGGCATCTGGTGTTGTGGCTGAAATCATCACCCCCCTAAAAGCCATGATGATCGGGTTCATTCTCTGGATTGTCATGCATGCATTGTTTATGGTGTTCGGTCTGGGCATGAAAAGCTATACCTTGATGCTACTATTTTACGGCATTCGTGGATTAGCTTATCCATTGTTTATTTATTCATTTATGATGATGTTGGTGCAGGTCATTCCTCGAGCGCATCTTGCTGCCGCTACCGGTTGGTTCTGGGCGATGTATTCTGTCGGAATTGGTGTCATTGGTAGCTATTTACCTAGCTTTTCAATCCCAATGATGGGAGAAACGGGAACATTATGGATGGCAATTGGTTGGGTCGCTATTGGTGGCGCAATTGCTTATTTTAGCCTGCGTCATATTCCAGTTGATCGCTCTAAAGTTAATTTACCAATGAAAGATAAAATGGCCGAGTTATCCCGAGCTGCGACTATTTTATTCACGAATAAAGATATTTTTATGGCAAGCCTGATCCGGATTATCAACACAATTTCATTGTTTGGTTTTGCGATTATCATGCCATTATTATTTGTTGACCGCTTAGGGTTCACCATCTCTGAATGGTTACAGATTTGGGCCGTTTTCTTCTTTGTGACTATTTTTACGAATATTTTTTGGGGAATTGTTGGTGAACATATTGGTTGGGTTCGCCAGGTCAGATGGTTTGGTTGTTTAGGAATGGCAATATCCAGCTTAATGTTTTACTACTTACCCGTTTATTTTGGTCATAATTTTGCCATCGCATTAATACCTGCTATTTTATTGGGTATCTTTGTGGCTGCTTTTGTTCCAATGACTGCGGTATTCCCAAGTATTGAGCCACATCATAAAGGTGCTGCAGTTTCGATTTATAACCTTTCTGCGGGGTTAAGTAATTTTGCTGCACCAGCAATTGCCAGTTTAGTATTGCCTTTCTTTGATATTGTGGGTGTAGTGTGGGCCTATACAGGTTTGTATATCTTTGCAGGGATACTGACATTCTTTATTAAAGTGCCACAACCCGGTTTTGAAAATAATCGTAAAATAAAACCAGCTAAGGTGGCGACTGAACAACAAACCAGTCATTAA
- the xylB_1 gene encoding Xylulose kinase, producing the protein MYLGIDLGTSELKAVLINAQGEIVASSHMALTVQRPHSQWAEQSPDSWWEATNAVAATLRQKAPEAWAAVKAIGLSGQMHGAVLLDSQHQVLRDCILWNDTRSAKECEWLMENHPEFLTIGANLVMPGFTAPKLLWVARHEPEIFKQVAKVLLPKDYLRWKMTGQFISDMSDASGTLWLDVAKRDWSDELLAATNLTREQMPALVEGAEKSGVLRADLASQWGLSADVIIAGGGGDNAASAVGVGAINDGDALISLGTSGVIFVVNNQLQAAPHQGVHAFAHALPNRWHQMSVMLSAANCLRWLCQLLSTTENQLMEEVGKLTDDQKKLAPVFLPYLSGERTPHNDPYAMGSFFALRNETTRAQLGYAVIEGVTFALADGMQVLTQTGTQISRCSLTGGGARSPVWAQLIADVIDIPIVTHPASSSGALGAARLAWLADGGNTETVCQKPEVLSTYLPQKQYQTWLNQRLDVFRLLYQQQKQARELLPQ; encoded by the coding sequence ATGTACCTCGGAATTGACTTAGGCACTTCAGAACTTAAGGCTGTATTAATTAATGCTCAGGGTGAAATTGTTGCCTCAAGCCATATGGCATTAACAGTACAAAGGCCACATTCTCAGTGGGCCGAGCAATCGCCAGATAGTTGGTGGGAAGCCACCAATGCGGTTGCCGCTACCTTGCGCCAAAAAGCCCCAGAAGCATGGGCGGCAGTAAAAGCGATTGGCTTATCGGGCCAAATGCACGGTGCGGTATTATTAGATAGCCAGCACCAAGTACTTCGCGACTGTATTTTATGGAATGACACCCGCAGTGCGAAGGAATGTGAATGGCTCATGGAAAATCACCCTGAGTTTCTAACGATTGGCGCTAATTTAGTGATGCCAGGTTTCACAGCACCTAAATTATTGTGGGTTGCACGTCATGAGCCTGAAATATTCAAACAAGTTGCCAAAGTGTTGCTTCCTAAAGATTATTTACGTTGGAAAATGACCGGTCAATTTATCAGTGATATGTCTGATGCTTCAGGCACATTGTGGCTGGATGTGGCTAAGCGTGATTGGTCAGATGAATTATTAGCGGCAACTAATCTAACGCGTGAACAAATGCCGGCTTTAGTTGAAGGAGCTGAAAAAAGTGGTGTGTTACGGGCCGATTTAGCTTCGCAATGGGGTTTAAGTGCAGATGTGATTATTGCTGGTGGAGGGGGGGACAATGCAGCCTCTGCAGTGGGCGTTGGCGCAATTAATGATGGCGATGCTCTGATTTCTTTGGGGACATCTGGTGTTATTTTTGTGGTTAATAATCAACTACAAGCAGCACCACATCAGGGTGTCCATGCTTTTGCTCATGCATTACCAAATCGCTGGCACCAAATGAGTGTGATGTTAAGTGCCGCCAACTGTTTACGGTGGCTTTGCCAACTTCTTTCTACAACTGAAAATCAGCTAATGGAGGAAGTGGGGAAATTGACCGATGACCAGAAGAAGCTAGCGCCTGTATTTTTGCCTTACCTCTCAGGGGAAAGAACGCCTCATAATGACCCCTACGCAATGGGCTCATTTTTTGCGTTAAGAAATGAAACAACGCGTGCTCAGCTTGGTTATGCGGTGATTGAAGGTGTGACCTTCGCCCTGGCGGATGGCATGCAGGTTTTAACGCAAACAGGAACGCAAATTAGTCGGTGTAGCTTAACGGGGGGAGGAGCACGTAGCCCTGTTTGGGCGCAGCTGATTGCTGATGTTATCGATATACCAATTGTGACCCACCCAGCGAGTTCATCGGGAGCTTTAGGTGCGGCTCGTTTGGCATGGCTGGCGGACGGCGGTAATACAGAAACCGTGTGCCAAAAACCAGAGGTGTTAAGTACCTATTTACCGCAGAAACAGTACCAAACTTGGTTAAATCAACGGCTTGATGTTTTCCGTTTATTATACCAACAGCAAAAACAAGCAAGGGAATTATTGCCACAGTAG
- the por_1 gene encoding Polyol:NADP oxidoreductase, with translation MLKQKSVWMHIGAGSFHRAHQAWYLHRLIQQGDDSWSIALGNIRNDANALLDNLAKQNGEYTLETVSPEGERHYEKITSVRKVLHWDENLSQLVEQGCDKATRVIAFTVTEAGYYLTPQHELDAEQPDIKVDLTGRMSTIYGALTQILRARLAAHGEPVTLLNCDNLRHNGERFRHGFLSFLQLKGETELYQWVKENTRSPNTMVDRITPRPTPDVAERVKQQTGWDDKAPIMGEAFIQWVIEDDFINGRPALENVDVEMVESVLPWEEAKIRILNASHSCIAWAGTLIGLSFIDESTRQSAIKQMAWNYVTQDVIPSLSPSPLDLEQYRDVVLARFSNPYIQDTNQRVAADGLSKIPGFITPTLQECYQRQQTPAATAVLPALFFVFLQRWARGELPYEYQDGVLDVELYQKMMNSSDALSQFVSSEMLFGSLAHATEFHELMSNTVEKVENWLKSPQQPL, from the coding sequence ATGCTAAAGCAGAAATCAGTGTGGATGCACATCGGTGCTGGGTCATTTCATCGTGCTCACCAAGCGTGGTATTTGCACCGCTTGATTCAACAAGGGGATGATAGTTGGTCAATTGCCTTAGGGAATATTCGCAATGATGCGAATGCATTGCTTGATAACTTAGCCAAGCAAAATGGGGAATATACCCTTGAAACAGTCTCACCTGAAGGTGAGCGTCATTATGAAAAAATTACTTCAGTGCGCAAAGTATTACATTGGGATGAGAATTTAAGCCAATTAGTGGAACAAGGCTGTGATAAAGCAACACGTGTTATTGCTTTCACGGTCACGGAGGCGGGCTATTATTTAACCCCACAGCATGAATTAGATGCAGAACAGCCAGACATTAAAGTCGATTTAACGGGCAGAATGAGCACAATATACGGTGCATTAACACAAATTTTACGCGCACGTTTAGCGGCTCATGGTGAACCTGTCACTTTGTTAAACTGTGATAATTTGCGCCACAATGGCGAACGGTTTAGACACGGCTTTTTATCGTTTCTACAATTAAAAGGTGAAACTGAGCTATACCAATGGGTGAAAGAAAATACGCGTTCGCCGAACACTATGGTTGATAGGATCACGCCTCGCCCAACACCAGATGTTGCTGAGCGTGTTAAACAGCAAACGGGTTGGGATGATAAAGCACCTATCATGGGAGAAGCATTCATTCAGTGGGTGATTGAAGATGACTTTATTAATGGACGTCCTGCATTAGAAAATGTCGATGTAGAAATGGTTGAGTCCGTTTTACCGTGGGAAGAAGCGAAAATTCGTATTCTGAATGCAAGCCACAGTTGCATTGCTTGGGCAGGAACCTTAATCGGTTTGAGCTTTATTGATGAAAGCACCCGCCAATCTGCTATCAAACAAATGGCATGGAATTATGTGACGCAGGATGTGATCCCGTCATTGTCACCAAGCCCCCTTGATTTAGAACAATACCGTGATGTAGTACTCGCGCGCTTTAGTAATCCATATATTCAGGATACTAATCAACGCGTTGCCGCCGATGGTTTATCAAAAATTCCCGGGTTTATCACGCCAACTTTACAAGAATGCTATCAGCGCCAGCAGACTCCGGCGGCGACGGCTGTACTACCCGCTTTATTTTTCGTGTTTTTACAGCGTTGGGCTCGTGGTGAATTACCTTATGAGTATCAGGATGGTGTGCTGGATGTCGAGCTATATCAAAAAATGATGAATAGCAGTGATGCATTGTCGCAATTTGTCTCCAGTGAAATGCTATTCGGTTCACTTGCTCATGCTACCGAATTCCACGAATTGATGAGCAACACCGTTGAAAAAGTTGAAAATTGGCTCAAGTCACCTCAACAACCTCTGTAA
- the lsrR_1 gene encoding Transcriptional regulator lsrR — protein MQKELKKMEQAARAAWLYFVAGKTQQEIAHELGLSRQVAQRLISLAKEQGMVQVQITHPITECLRLANEIQQKYHLTHCFVVPSGQLDTEATLDMISVAGAELMEQLIDPDKPQVIGIGSGRTLRSIIDALPYLETSQHQCVSLIGAIARDSSATRYDIPLRFAEKLQCRHYILPAPLYADSPEDKAMWCQHRVYKEVTEKALNADITFIGIGEVGKGCPLNSEGFVTDEQLEMLLEKGVTAELLGHFIQANGERLSTTLDDTHTSVPLFPSPNKPVIAFAGGAHKTKAIQAVMNGSWVTGLVTDEATAHQLLANK, from the coding sequence ATGCAGAAAGAATTAAAAAAAATGGAACAAGCTGCACGTGCGGCATGGCTATATTTTGTGGCAGGTAAAACACAACAGGAAATTGCGCATGAGCTTGGACTATCGAGACAAGTCGCCCAACGCCTTATTTCTCTAGCAAAAGAACAAGGTATGGTTCAGGTGCAAATCACGCACCCTATTACGGAGTGTTTAAGACTCGCTAATGAAATCCAGCAAAAGTATCACCTAACACATTGCTTTGTTGTCCCGTCAGGGCAACTTGATACAGAAGCGACGCTCGATATGATTTCAGTGGCCGGTGCTGAGCTCATGGAACAATTAATCGACCCCGATAAGCCTCAAGTCATTGGTATTGGTTCAGGTAGAACATTACGCAGTATTATTGATGCCCTTCCTTACCTAGAAACCTCCCAGCACCAATGTGTTTCATTAATAGGCGCTATTGCCCGTGATAGCTCAGCAACACGCTATGATATTCCATTACGTTTTGCAGAAAAATTACAATGCCGACACTATATTCTACCTGCGCCACTGTACGCCGATAGCCCAGAAGATAAAGCAATGTGGTGCCAACATCGCGTGTATAAGGAAGTCACGGAAAAAGCCCTGAATGCAGATATTACCTTTATTGGTATTGGTGAAGTCGGCAAAGGCTGTCCACTCAATTCCGAAGGTTTTGTCACAGATGAACAATTGGAAATGTTATTAGAAAAAGGTGTAACCGCGGAGTTATTGGGGCATTTTATCCAAGCTAATGGCGAGCGACTTTCTACAACTTTGGATGACACTCACACCAGTGTACCACTGTTCCCCTCCCCGAATAAGCCTGTGATCGCATTTGCGGGTGGCGCGCACAAAACAAAAGCAATTCAAGCTGTTATGAATGGCAGTTGGGTAACAGGCTTAGTGACCGATGAAGCCACTGCACATCAATTATTAGCAAATAAATAA
- the crcB gene encoding chromosome condensation membrane protein: MYASLFAIAIGSVLGGWLRWFVSLRLNHLYPNIPLGTVAVNLLGGFVIGFAISYFANANISPAYKLFIVTGFCGAFTTFSTFSLEVLVLIQEGKLGFAISTIAIHVIGALIFTLLGMLCHNWLTQG; this comes from the coding sequence ATGTATGCCTCATTATTTGCAATAGCGATTGGTTCAGTGCTTGGCGGATGGCTAAGATGGTTTGTTAGCTTAAGACTCAATCACCTTTACCCAAACATTCCACTAGGCACTGTCGCGGTCAATTTGCTTGGTGGCTTTGTCATTGGCTTTGCCATTTCGTATTTTGCCAATGCAAATATTAGTCCTGCCTATAAATTATTCATTGTGACGGGCTTCTGTGGTGCATTTACCACCTTTTCGACCTTTTCACTCGAAGTGCTGGTGCTAATCCAAGAAGGTAAATTGGGCTTCGCCATTAGTACCATCGCCATCCACGTAATTGGGGCGTTGATTTTTACCTTACTCGGTATGCTGTGCCATAACTGGCTGACACAGGGATAA
- the lsrR_2 gene encoding Transcriptional regulator lsrR, with the protein MDRSQTSSEIELLTEIAIAYYRDEITQEEIANKFGISRIKVGRLLKRAKEEGIVEINVRYHPIFSTQLEQQLLSRFPISRALIALDHPDEEEQRYQVGTLVANYLSTTLRDNMIVTVGQGHNVAVVADSGGAVPEKDCRFICGIGGTHRPGDSINADHISRRLAKKFGGTSETLYAPAYVENNELKQSFMKNGTIKETLDRARKADIALIGIGDMNEDSYMVKLGWFTPREIVDASLNQGVIGDIAGYDFFNAQGQHVDTVMNDRVIGLSIDELKKIPCVIAIASESSKAMAIMGALRTGAIDIIATSASNVRTILKMSQ; encoded by the coding sequence ATGGATAGATCACAAACATCTTCCGAAATCGAGCTACTGACTGAAATTGCGATAGCTTATTATCGTGATGAAATTACTCAGGAAGAGATCGCCAATAAGTTTGGTATATCGCGAATTAAGGTAGGGCGCTTACTTAAGCGAGCAAAAGAAGAAGGGATTGTTGAGATCAATGTTCGCTATCACCCTATTTTTAGCACTCAGCTAGAGCAACAGCTACTTTCTCGCTTCCCGATTTCCCGTGCGTTGATTGCCCTCGACCATCCCGATGAAGAAGAACAACGCTACCAAGTTGGCACATTAGTCGCTAATTATTTATCAACAACATTACGAGACAACATGATAGTCACGGTCGGCCAAGGCCACAATGTTGCTGTAGTGGCTGATAGCGGTGGGGCAGTTCCTGAAAAAGATTGCCGTTTTATTTGCGGAATTGGCGGAACCCACCGGCCGGGAGATTCCATCAATGCGGACCATATCAGCCGCCGCTTAGCGAAGAAATTTGGTGGAACCAGTGAAACTTTATACGCGCCTGCCTATGTTGAAAATAATGAATTAAAACAATCATTTATGAAAAATGGCACCATTAAGGAAACGCTCGATCGCGCCCGTAAAGCGGATATAGCCCTAATTGGTATTGGCGATATGAATGAAGACAGCTATATGGTCAAACTAGGTTGGTTTACACCGCGTGAAATTGTTGATGCGAGTTTAAATCAAGGGGTAATTGGCGATATTGCCGGTTATGATTTTTTTAATGCGCAAGGGCAGCATGTTGATACAGTGATGAATGACAGAGTGATTGGCCTAAGCATAGATGAACTCAAGAAAATCCCTTGTGTAATAGCGATTGCTTCCGAATCCTCTAAGGCTATGGCCATTATGGGGGCACTGCGTACGGGAGCGATTGATATTATCGCAACGAGTGCGAGTAATGTGCGGACGATTTTGAAGATGTCCCAATAG
- the dhaL gene encoding PTS-dependent dihydroxyacetone kinase, ADP-binding subunit dhaL: protein MQVISTGNGKEITLDLVNIIVSNREYLSEIDGAIGDGDHGINMAKGFNLCAKAIADRELSLSEGFEEISDALMEGIGGSMGPLYGSFFMGMSDSISGKNALSQQDFLAMLKNGLSELQDISSATVGDKCLMDTLIPAVNAFEEATKAGKNFKQALDAMQAAAVAGRDSTVDLVAKIGRASRLGERSRGVLDAGATSCCLLLCQLAQSVEKQSALTNA, encoded by the coding sequence ATGCAAGTTATTTCAACGGGCAACGGTAAGGAAATTACCCTTGATTTAGTGAACATTATTGTTTCTAACCGTGAATATCTAAGCGAAATTGATGGTGCAATAGGGGATGGAGACCATGGCATCAATATGGCGAAAGGCTTCAATTTATGTGCTAAAGCAATTGCAGACCGTGAATTATCACTCAGTGAAGGGTTTGAAGAAATTTCTGATGCATTGATGGAAGGCATTGGTGGTTCAATGGGGCCACTTTATGGCAGCTTCTTTATGGGAATGTCAGACAGCATTTCAGGGAAAAATGCGTTATCACAACAAGATTTCCTCGCTATGTTAAAAAATGGGTTATCTGAACTGCAAGATATCAGTAGCGCGACAGTGGGGGACAAGTGCTTAATGGATACATTGATCCCCGCAGTTAATGCCTTTGAAGAGGCAACAAAAGCAGGAAAAAACTTTAAACAAGCGCTTGATGCGATGCAGGCCGCCGCCGTTGCAGGCCGTGATTCCACGGTAGATTTAGTGGCTAAAATTGGCCGTGCAAGCCGCCTTGGTGAGCGTTCAAGGGGCGTGTTAGATGCAGGCGCGACTTCTTGTTGTTTATTGTTATGTCAATTAGCGCAAAGTGTTGAAAAACAGAGCGCATTAACCAATGCATAA
- the dhaK gene encoding PTS-dependent dihydroxyacetone kinase, dihydroxyacetone-binding subunit dhaK has translation MNRIINEPDLVVEDAIQGYLKAHPEYFAQTDNARVLKYPKAPIQGKVGIVTGGGSGHEPAFLGYVGENMLDAVAIGEIFSSPTAGAFLDAFKAADSGVGVACLYGNYAGDNMNVKMAMKKAEKAGMQVKTVVATDDVASAPASEKEKRRGVAGEILMWKVGSAAASKGYDLDGVINAAQKAINNCHSIGVGLTSCTIPAVGHPNFHIEDGMMELGIGHHGEPGIEIMPIQSAAQMAKTMLTPILDDMQAKQGDEVVVLVSGLGATPVMELYIYYAEVEKQLSEKGVRIVRNYVGNYFTSLEMMGVTLTLMKVDDELKTLMDVPAYSLGLTQVK, from the coding sequence ATGAACAGAATCATTAATGAACCTGATCTTGTTGTTGAAGATGCAATTCAAGGCTATTTGAAAGCGCACCCTGAATATTTTGCACAAACAGATAACGCGCGGGTTCTAAAATACCCAAAAGCACCAATACAAGGGAAAGTGGGCATTGTCACTGGTGGTGGTTCAGGTCATGAACCTGCGTTTTTAGGCTACGTAGGTGAAAATATGCTAGATGCGGTGGCGATTGGCGAAATTTTCTCCTCGCCAACGGCTGGGGCATTTTTAGATGCGTTCAAAGCTGCAGACAGTGGGGTGGGCGTTGCTTGCTTATATGGTAATTACGCGGGCGATAACATGAACGTTAAGATGGCGATGAAAAAAGCCGAAAAAGCGGGTATGCAAGTCAAAACCGTGGTCGCTACCGATGATGTCGCTTCAGCACCTGCCAGTGAAAAAGAAAAGCGTCGCGGCGTTGCGGGTGAAATTCTTATGTGGAAAGTGGGTTCTGCCGCAGCAAGTAAAGGCTATGATTTAGACGGCGTGATTAATGCGGCACAAAAAGCGATTAATAACTGCCACTCTATTGGTGTTGGGCTAACGTCTTGTACCATACCTGCGGTGGGTCATCCCAATTTTCATATTGAAGATGGGATGATGGAGCTCGGTATTGGTCATCATGGTGAACCAGGCATTGAAATTATGCCAATTCAATCCGCAGCGCAAATGGCAAAAACCATGTTAACGCCAATTTTAGATGATATGCAGGCAAAGCAAGGTGATGAAGTTGTCGTATTAGTTTCAGGGTTAGGTGCCACTCCCGTGATGGAGCTGTACATCTACTATGCAGAGGTTGAAAAACAACTCAGTGAGAAAGGTGTGCGTATTGTTCGTAACTATGTTGGTAACTACTTTACCTCATTAGAAATGATGGGGGTAACACTGACATTAATGAAAGTGGATGATGAATTGAAAACATTGATGGATGTTCCTGCGTATTCATTGGGTTTAACACAGGTCAAATAA
- the csbX_2 gene encoding Alpha-ketoglutarate permease, with amino-acid sequence MIINKLSKVTGFSPKLLLGYFGVLIFMMGEGLEQGWLSPFIISRGMSIEESSLLFSVYGFFAAVAAWLSGVLAEIYTARRVMIFGFVMFVIGSVIFLSVGLPSNSLSIMIPTYALRGFGYPMFAYGFLVWVAYEAPIKKLGSAVGIFWFVYSGGLGVLGVMYSSYALPVLGEMATLWSGLIFVTIGAFIAIALNRNKAGDTPEAPKEKVSLSYVFKGITIAFENPKIGLGGIVRTINTSAAYGFVIFMPMFLADFGFSRTEWLHIYAALWTVNIAFNLIFGVVSDRIGWRNIVIWFGCVGCMVCTLMFYYVPYYFGHSYTLMMIAAGLFGACLAGYVPLSAIMPSLAPENKGAAMSVLNLGAGLSTFVGPALVGLFISSVGAFGVIWIFSGLYLFSAILMKFITVPEELLEQSAKMQLTPENK; translated from the coding sequence ATGATAATCAATAAACTGTCTAAAGTAACGGGGTTTTCACCAAAGTTACTACTTGGCTATTTTGGCGTCCTGATCTTTATGATGGGGGAAGGCCTAGAACAAGGCTGGCTGTCACCTTTTATAATTAGCCGTGGAATGAGTATTGAAGAATCTTCATTACTATTTAGTGTGTATGGTTTTTTTGCTGCTGTGGCCGCGTGGTTATCCGGCGTATTAGCTGAAATTTATACCGCTCGTCGTGTGATGATTTTTGGTTTTGTGATGTTTGTGATTGGCTCGGTTATTTTCTTATCTGTTGGCTTACCGAGTAACAGCCTGTCTATCATGATCCCGACCTATGCACTGCGTGGTTTTGGTTATCCCATGTTTGCCTACGGCTTCTTAGTTTGGGTGGCCTATGAGGCACCAATTAAAAAATTGGGCTCTGCTGTCGGGATCTTCTGGTTCGTTTATAGCGGCGGGCTGGGTGTTTTAGGGGTGATGTATTCGAGTTATGCGCTGCCAGTTTTAGGTGAAATGGCAACGTTATGGAGTGGACTGATTTTTGTCACTATCGGGGCATTTATTGCTATTGCACTTAACCGCAACAAAGCGGGAGATACACCAGAGGCACCGAAAGAAAAAGTATCGCTCAGCTATGTATTCAAAGGGATCACTATTGCGTTTGAGAACCCAAAAATTGGTTTAGGTGGCATTGTTCGTACCATTAATACCTCGGCAGCATATGGTTTTGTGATCTTTATGCCAATGTTTCTTGCTGACTTTGGTTTTTCCCGCACAGAGTGGTTACATATCTACGCAGCACTTTGGACAGTGAACATTGCTTTTAATCTGATCTTTGGTGTTGTCAGTGACCGCATCGGTTGGCGCAATATTGTAATTTGGTTTGGTTGTGTCGGCTGTATGGTTTGTACCTTAATGTTTTACTACGTGCCTTATTATTTTGGGCACAGTTATACCCTGATGATGATAGCCGCTGGCTTATTTGGTGCGTGCCTCGCAGGATACGTACCACTTTCAGCCATCATGCCGAGTTTAGCGCCTGAAAATAAAGGTGCTGCCATGTCAGTCCTTAATTTAGGCGCCGGTTTAAGTACGTTTGTCGGGCCTGCACTTGTTGGGCTCTTTATTAGTAGCGTAGGTGCGTTTGGCGTGATTTGGATTTTCTCGGGGCTCTATTTATTTAGTGCGATATTGATGAAATTTATTACTGTGCCGGAAGAATTACTTGAACAGTCGGCAAAGATGCAGCTAACACCAGAAAATAAGTAA
- the gutB_3 gene encoding Sorbitol dehydrogenase has protein sequence MCEHCDSKATMSAGIPEKMKAVVAYAPKDYRLETVDVPKISEEEILVRVEACGICAGDVKAFEGAPSFWGDAEQPAYIKAPMIPGHEFIGHVVGFGSKVEGFALGDRVISEQIVPCWECRFCKRGEYWMCEKHDLYGFQNNVNGGMAQYMKFTKEAINYHVPVEMPIEDAILIEPYACSLHAVQRANVKLGDVVVLSGAGTLGLGMIGAIKKSGAGKLVVLDLFDKRLELAKEFGADIVLNPKRDDVDKIVKEMTEGYGCDIYIEATGAPKSVEQGLKMIRKLGTFVEFSVFKDPVTVDWSIISDRKELDLLGSHLGPYCYPLVIEGIGNGDFPTKGVVTDILPLDKFAEGFSMMAKGDPHIKVVLDPNL, from the coding sequence ATGTGTGAACACTGTGATTCAAAAGCAACGATGAGCGCAGGCATTCCAGAAAAAATGAAAGCCGTGGTTGCTTATGCACCAAAAGACTACCGTTTAGAAACTGTCGATGTCCCTAAAATTAGTGAAGAAGAAATTTTGGTTCGCGTAGAGGCTTGTGGCATCTGTGCGGGTGATGTGAAAGCTTTTGAGGGTGCCCCTAGTTTTTGGGGAGATGCAGAACAGCCCGCTTATATCAAGGCGCCAATGATCCCTGGGCACGAATTTATTGGCCATGTCGTAGGCTTTGGGTCAAAAGTGGAAGGTTTTGCATTAGGTGATCGTGTTATTTCTGAACAAATCGTACCTTGTTGGGAATGCCGTTTCTGTAAACGCGGCGAATACTGGATGTGTGAAAAACATGACTTGTATGGCTTCCAAAACAATGTAAATGGCGGTATGGCGCAATATATGAAATTCACCAAAGAAGCCATCAACTACCATGTGCCTGTCGAGATGCCAATTGAAGACGCTATTTTGATTGAACCTTACGCCTGTTCTTTACATGCCGTGCAGCGTGCCAATGTCAAATTGGGGGATGTCGTTGTGCTTTCTGGCGCAGGAACATTAGGCCTAGGCATGATTGGGGCAATTAAAAAATCCGGTGCTGGTAAGTTGGTCGTTCTGGATTTATTTGATAAACGCCTTGAATTAGCGAAAGAATTTGGTGCTGATATCGTATTAAACCCGAAACGTGATGATGTCGACAAAATTGTCAAAGAGATGACTGAAGGTTATGGCTGTGACATTTACATTGAAGCAACGGGGGCGCCTAAATCGGTTGAGCAAGGCCTGAAGATGATCCGTAAGTTGGGGACTTTTGTGGAGTTTTCTGTATTTAAAGACCCAGTGACAGTGGACTGGAGCATTATCAGTGACCGTAAAGAACTGGATTTATTAGGTTCTCACCTTGGCCCATATTGTTATCCACTAGTGATTGAAGGTATTGGTAATGGTGATTTCCCAACCAAAGGCGTGGTGACGGATATTTTACCTTTAGATAAGTTTGCGGAAGGTTTTTCAATGATGGCGAAAGGCGACCCGCACATTAAAGTGGTTCTCGACCCGAACCTGTAG